The following coding sequences lie in one Pirellulales bacterium genomic window:
- a CDS encoding FliH/SctL family protein, translating to MPRIIRAGLNKAAQFNFEDVASQATACVAQARLEAAQILTQAAEEAEAVRAQAETAGRAAAAEAIDRMVEERVAARFAQLEGALASIKNEAQAARQDWVASWQEQGLKLSLAIARRVIRRELAAQPEIPVTLAQEALQLATGATRMKLLMNPADVRGLADRIQQVLSADASGVPVQLVSDKSIEPGGCRVETEFGAIDQQFTAQLARISEELT from the coding sequence ATGCCAAGGATCATTCGCGCGGGTCTCAACAAGGCCGCGCAATTCAATTTCGAAGACGTCGCGTCCCAGGCCACGGCCTGCGTGGCGCAAGCCCGGCTGGAGGCGGCGCAGATTCTGACGCAAGCCGCCGAGGAAGCCGAAGCGGTGCGCGCCCAGGCCGAGACCGCCGGACGCGCTGCCGCCGCCGAAGCGATCGACCGCATGGTGGAAGAGCGAGTGGCCGCGCGCTTCGCACAGTTGGAGGGCGCGCTTGCATCCATCAAGAACGAGGCGCAGGCTGCCCGGCAAGATTGGGTGGCATCGTGGCAGGAGCAAGGTCTGAAGCTTTCGCTCGCCATCGCGCGGCGCGTCATCCGCCGCGAACTGGCCGCCCAACCCGAGATCCCCGTAACGCTCGCCCAAGAGGCCTTGCAATTGGCGACCGGCGCGACGCGCATGAAGCTACTGATGAATCCGGCCGACGTGCGGGGCCTGGCCGACAGAATTCAACAAGTGCTCAGCGCCGATGCATCGGGTGTGCCTGTGCAACTCGTCAGCGACAAGTCGATCGAGCCTGGCGGTTGCCGCGTGGAAACCGAGTTCGGTGCCATCGATCAGCAGTTTACGGCGCAGCTGGCCCGCATCAGCGAGGAGCTAACCTGA
- a CDS encoding flagellar FliJ family protein, with translation MAKFTFALDSVLRWRTAERDQRRQAVADAMRLEQLAQDRIIACDGELQKLRENDGSTGAIDIARRVASEQYAAALRRDRQRLVVERSERTAEVDSSRAALVEADREVRMLERLRERKLEAFEAAERRRQQSGMEELALRKHLAEQDA, from the coding sequence ATGGCGAAATTCACCTTCGCACTCGATAGCGTGCTGCGCTGGCGGACTGCCGAGCGCGACCAGCGTCGGCAGGCGGTGGCCGATGCCATGCGGCTCGAACAGCTCGCGCAAGACCGCATAATCGCTTGTGACGGTGAATTGCAGAAGCTCCGTGAGAACGACGGATCCACAGGCGCCATCGACATCGCCCGTCGCGTGGCGAGTGAGCAGTACGCCGCCGCGTTGCGGCGCGATCGGCAGCGTCTGGTCGTCGAGCGGAGCGAGCGAACGGCCGAAGTCGACTCGAGCCGGGCGGCGCTGGTCGAAGCAGACCGAGAAGTGCGCATGCTCGAACGCCTGCGCGAGCGAAAGCTCGAAGCCTTCGAGGCCGCGGAGCGCCGCCGCCAGCAGAGCGGCATGGAGGAACTGGCGCTCCGCAAGCATCTGGCCGAACAAGACGCGTAG
- a CDS encoding EscU/YscU/HrcU family type III secretion system export apparatus switch protein, with protein sequence MAELDDEKTLDPTTHRRQQAREQGHVARSQDVGSVILLLGSCGLLLWLGRPLVDFLGRLMVRQLGGEAWLAADIPFVMRAWHETMSSLSVALLPLLGLMLVLVVLGNVVQVGWLFLPAKATPDFSRVDPLAGVGRLFSLANLSRLGFGLLKLVVVAGVACFSLAAERDKILHCGQLPLPDLAAFMAEITISTVLKIGIALAVLAGLDYAYQRLRHERDLRMSPQELRAEMRNTQGDPQTASRRRALWRQLGQNNALAAVRAASLVVRNSSGQVVALRYNNQTGDAPIVAAKGEGPRGQSLLSLAARHRVRTTAREALASDLFAATEPEQPIPPHLYAQVAALLADGKEPRAG encoded by the coding sequence ATGGCTGAGCTCGACGACGAAAAAACGCTCGACCCGACCACGCATCGCCGCCAGCAGGCGCGTGAGCAAGGGCATGTCGCGCGCAGCCAGGATGTCGGCTCGGTCATTCTGCTGTTGGGGAGTTGCGGATTGCTCCTGTGGCTCGGACGCCCGCTGGTCGATTTCCTGGGCCGCCTGATGGTGCGGCAACTAGGGGGTGAAGCGTGGCTGGCTGCCGATATTCCGTTCGTCATGCGGGCGTGGCACGAAACCATGAGCTCGCTGAGCGTGGCCCTGTTGCCACTTTTGGGCCTGATGCTCGTGCTGGTCGTCCTGGGTAACGTGGTCCAAGTGGGATGGTTATTTCTTCCCGCCAAGGCGACACCCGATTTTTCGCGCGTCGATCCCTTGGCGGGCGTCGGACGCTTGTTTTCGCTCGCGAACCTCAGCCGGCTCGGGTTCGGCTTGTTGAAGCTGGTTGTCGTCGCGGGGGTTGCGTGCTTCAGCCTCGCGGCCGAAAGAGACAAAATCCTCCATTGTGGGCAACTGCCACTGCCCGATCTGGCGGCCTTCATGGCCGAGATCACGATCAGCACGGTGCTGAAGATCGGCATCGCACTGGCGGTGCTCGCCGGTCTGGATTATGCGTATCAGCGGCTGCGGCACGAGCGTGATTTGCGCATGAGCCCGCAGGAGCTGCGTGCCGAAATGCGCAATACACAGGGGGATCCGCAAACGGCCAGTCGCCGCCGTGCGCTGTGGCGGCAATTGGGGCAAAACAACGCGCTCGCGGCGGTGCGAGCGGCCAGCCTCGTCGTTCGCAATTCCTCAGGTCAGGTCGTGGCGCTGCGATACAACAACCAGACGGGTGACGCACCGATCGTTGCGGCCAAGGGGGAGGGGCCGCGCGGACAAAGCTTGTTGTCTCTGGCCGCGCGGCATCGCGTTCGAACCACCGCGCGCGAGGCATTGGCCAGCGACCTGTTCGCCGCGACCGAGCCCGAGCAGCCGATCCCGCCGCATCTATACGCCCAGGTCGCGGCGCTACTGGCCGATGGGAAAGAGCCGCGTGCGGGCTGA
- a CDS encoding FliG C-terminal domain-containing protein, whose product MALEPEILRRAAILIATLDAESADRLLDQLAAEDAAEVRRAVLELAEVDAHEEQEVIARFLHPDAESAGGRAPVQENAGVELCLSAAAEHVETQAVMARACSSASDVRALCDRVPADELVDLLSVERPQTIALVLSRLSEPRALHILTALTDEVQLEVMRRWMELDVADPILVQEIEQELCARLSRHSDAAGRRGMGLAQLAGVVQMANPAAQRKLLATLTHCDAAAAETISTPRLAFDDLEYLSGTGLAGLLRQADPRTLVLALAGATESFAERVARQLSPVDGRELLRAINSLGPTRLADVEAAQRELTRIAEKLFHDHDAVVSPLPLSTAE is encoded by the coding sequence ATGGCACTCGAACCAGAAATCTTGCGACGCGCAGCGATCCTCATCGCGACGCTCGATGCCGAGAGCGCTGATCGATTGCTCGATCAACTCGCGGCCGAGGATGCGGCCGAAGTGCGCCGCGCGGTTCTCGAGCTTGCGGAAGTCGACGCGCACGAAGAACAAGAAGTTATTGCCCGTTTTCTGCATCCCGACGCTGAGAGTGCCGGTGGCCGCGCGCCCGTCCAGGAAAACGCCGGCGTCGAGCTTTGCCTCTCGGCAGCCGCCGAGCACGTCGAGACCCAGGCCGTTATGGCCCGCGCTTGTTCGTCGGCCAGTGACGTGCGGGCTTTATGTGACAGGGTACCAGCGGACGAGCTAGTCGATTTACTTTCTGTCGAACGACCGCAGACGATCGCTCTGGTACTGTCGCGGCTTTCCGAGCCGCGCGCCTTGCACATACTGACAGCCTTGACCGACGAAGTGCAGTTGGAAGTCATGCGGCGATGGATGGAGCTCGACGTCGCGGACCCGATCCTCGTGCAGGAGATCGAGCAAGAGCTTTGCGCGCGATTGTCGCGACATTCCGATGCTGCGGGGCGGCGCGGGATGGGCTTAGCTCAGCTTGCCGGCGTCGTGCAGATGGCCAATCCGGCGGCACAGCGCAAGTTGCTGGCAACCCTGACACATTGTGACGCGGCCGCTGCCGAAACGATCAGCACGCCACGACTGGCTTTCGATGATCTGGAGTATTTAAGCGGCACGGGCCTGGCGGGTTTGCTGCGGCAGGCTGACCCGCGCACGCTGGTCTTGGCCCTGGCCGGCGCCACCGAGAGCTTTGCCGAGCGCGTGGCGCGACAACTGTCGCCCGTCGACGGACGCGAGCTGTTACGGGCGATCAATTCTCTGGGGCCCACACGGTTGGCCGACGTGGAAGCCGCGCAGCGCGAACTGACGAGGATTGCCGAGAAACTTTTCCACGACCACGACGCCGTCGTGTCGCCGCTACCGCTGAGCACGGCCGAGTAG
- the fliR gene encoding flagellar biosynthetic protein FliR — protein sequence MPAPIELISTHLYVLLLVLGRVGGLVTTAPLFSAIAVPKNIRAILALALAVLLAPAQVAHSAAQPESLVAGALAVGVEVLIGLALGLGTALLIAGAQLAGQLIAQLSGLSLAEVFDPNLGAETPLLSQLLGLFGVAVYLLIGGHRWLLAGLLDSSRALPIGGCHLPEAVPHVLVSLVSESFSLGIRIAVPAVLALLLASIMLGLVSRTITQLNVMSLGFGLNVVVALFALAMSLGSAAWLLEDQVQPTVKQMIDTLQATPTMDRAQ from the coding sequence ATGCCAGCGCCGATCGAGCTGATTTCGACACACCTGTATGTCTTGCTGCTCGTGCTGGGGCGCGTCGGTGGGCTGGTCACGACGGCGCCTTTGTTTTCGGCGATCGCGGTGCCCAAGAATATCCGCGCGATCTTGGCGCTGGCGCTGGCTGTGCTGCTCGCGCCCGCTCAGGTTGCGCATTCGGCCGCGCAGCCTGAGAGTCTCGTCGCGGGAGCGCTCGCCGTTGGCGTCGAAGTTCTTATCGGCCTGGCCCTGGGCCTGGGCACGGCGCTTTTGATCGCCGGGGCGCAACTGGCCGGCCAATTGATCGCGCAACTGAGCGGTCTGTCGCTGGCCGAAGTTTTCGATCCGAACCTGGGCGCCGAGACGCCGCTGCTTTCTCAACTGCTCGGCCTGTTCGGCGTGGCGGTGTACTTGCTGATCGGTGGGCATCGCTGGCTGCTGGCCGGTTTGCTCGATTCGTCCCGGGCGCTGCCGATCGGCGGTTGCCACTTGCCCGAAGCCGTGCCTCACGTACTGGTGTCGCTGGTCTCGGAAAGTTTCTCGCTGGGTATCCGTATCGCGGTGCCGGCCGTGCTGGCCCTGCTGTTGGCGTCGATCATGTTGGGCCTCGTCAGTCGCACGATCACGCAATTGAATGTTATGTCGCTGGGCTTCGGTTTGAATGTCGTGGTCGCGCTGTTCGCTCTGGCCATGTCGCTCGGCAGCGCGGCATGGCTGTTGGAGGATCAAGTGCAGCCGACGGTGAAGCAAATGATCGATACCCTGCAGGCAACGCCCACGATGGACCGCGCGCAATGA
- the fliP gene encoding flagellar type III secretion system pore protein FliP (The bacterial flagellar biogenesis protein FliP forms a type III secretion system (T3SS)-type pore required for flagellar assembly.) has protein sequence MAEPVHSSWRRAFGFSCVARMLAATIVLGSFAARPVFAEDGANAPASLQLAEGLLAGPDSWTSPEGLSSTMKVMLVTSVLSLAPAVLLMTTSFVRITVVLSLLRQAVGTQQLPPNQVMTSMALFLTMLTMWPVWKDVYDQAVMPYSNRQISLEEACNIGSKPVRRFMTMQLEKTGNADDVRLFLDYLPNTEERDYQYYEDVPLTALLPAFMLSELKTAFLIGFQIYLPFLILDMVISSVLVSMGMMMLPPALVSLPFKLMLFVLVDGWHLVVGMLLNSFQAYR, from the coding sequence ATGGCTGAGCCGGTCCATTCGTCGTGGCGCCGCGCATTCGGCTTTTCGTGCGTTGCACGAATGCTTGCCGCGACGATCGTGCTCGGCTCGTTCGCCGCGCGCCCCGTGTTTGCCGAGGACGGCGCCAACGCGCCGGCCAGCTTGCAACTCGCCGAAGGTTTGCTCGCCGGGCCGGACAGTTGGACCAGCCCCGAGGGCTTGAGCTCGACCATGAAGGTGATGCTCGTCACGTCGGTGCTCAGCCTGGCGCCGGCGGTGCTATTGATGACGACCAGCTTCGTGCGCATCACGGTTGTCTTGAGCCTGCTGCGGCAGGCGGTGGGCACGCAGCAATTGCCGCCGAACCAGGTGATGACTTCGATGGCGTTGTTCCTCACCATGTTGACCATGTGGCCAGTGTGGAAAGACGTTTACGACCAGGCGGTGATGCCCTACAGCAATCGGCAGATCAGCTTGGAAGAAGCGTGCAACATCGGCAGCAAGCCCGTGCGCCGCTTCATGACCATGCAATTGGAAAAGACGGGCAACGCCGACGACGTGCGGCTGTTTCTCGATTATCTGCCGAATACCGAGGAGCGCGACTATCAGTATTACGAGGACGTGCCGCTGACCGCGCTACTGCCCGCCTTCATGCTCAGCGAACTGAAGACCGCGTTCTTGATCGGCTTTCAGATCTATCTGCCCTTCTTGATTCTCGACATGGTGATATCGAGCGTGCTGGTGTCGATGGGCATGATGATGCTGCCGCCGGCACTCGTCTCGCTACCCTTCAAGCTGATGCTGTTCGTGCTGGTCGACGGCTGGCACCTGGTGGTGGGCATGCTGCTGAACAGTTTTCAAGCGTATCGCTGA
- a CDS encoding FliI/YscN family ATPase — MNDMSEQLAEIIPTAMTGRLVRTVGMAAAVTGFRAPLGAMVEIERAGGPPVPAEVIGFRDQLSLLAPLGDLQGTHHGSVVRLRRTRNWLRVGDGLLGRVIDAQGMVIDGRRAPALSERTSLEGAAPSAMARPRITKSFSTGVRAIDGLLTCGEGQRMGILAGAGVGKSVLLGMLARHSTADVNVIALIGERGREVNEFLERDLQASGLAKSVVVVATSDEPAPLRTRAAHTATAVAEYFRDQGAQVLLLVDSLTRFAYAQREIGLAAGEPPAMRGYPPSVFGALPKLVERAGLSPRGGITAFYSVLVEGDDPNEPVSDSVRSLLDGHLWLSRKLANRGHFPAIDILGSISRVMSDVTTPAEREAATMIRELLAAYRDHEDLISIGAYRRGSNRLVDTAIDMLEPIQQFLRQDVTERSAADQSREQLFELLQRARGQMSTEPLAKSIR; from the coding sequence ATGAACGACATGAGCGAGCAACTCGCCGAGATCATACCCACGGCCATGACCGGCCGGTTGGTGCGCACCGTCGGCATGGCCGCCGCGGTGACCGGCTTCCGTGCGCCGCTGGGAGCCATGGTCGAAATCGAGCGTGCCGGCGGACCGCCCGTGCCGGCCGAGGTGATCGGCTTTCGCGATCAACTGAGTTTGCTCGCGCCGCTGGGTGACCTGCAAGGTACACATCACGGCAGCGTCGTACGCTTGCGGCGCACGCGCAATTGGCTGCGCGTCGGCGACGGGCTCTTGGGCCGTGTGATCGACGCGCAGGGCATGGTGATCGACGGTCGCCGGGCACCCGCGCTCTCCGAACGAACTTCCCTTGAAGGGGCCGCGCCCAGCGCAATGGCCCGGCCGCGCATCACAAAATCGTTTTCCACAGGCGTGCGGGCCATCGACGGCCTCTTGACGTGTGGCGAGGGGCAACGAATGGGCATCCTGGCCGGCGCGGGCGTCGGGAAAAGTGTCCTCTTAGGCATGCTCGCCCGCCACTCCACGGCCGACGTGAACGTAATCGCGCTGATCGGTGAGCGCGGACGCGAAGTCAACGAATTCCTCGAGCGCGATTTGCAGGCGAGTGGGCTGGCCAAAAGCGTGGTGGTCGTGGCCACGAGCGACGAGCCGGCCCCGCTGCGGACGCGCGCCGCGCATACGGCAACCGCCGTCGCCGAGTATTTTCGCGATCAAGGCGCCCAGGTACTGTTGCTCGTCGATTCGCTGACGCGTTTTGCGTATGCGCAACGCGAGATTGGCCTCGCGGCCGGCGAACCGCCAGCCATGCGCGGCTATCCGCCGTCGGTATTCGGCGCCTTGCCGAAACTGGTCGAGCGGGCCGGCTTGAGCCCGCGCGGTGGTATCACGGCCTTTTACTCGGTGCTGGTCGAAGGGGACGATCCGAACGAGCCTGTCAGCGATTCGGTGCGAAGTTTGCTCGACGGTCACTTGTGGCTGTCTCGCAAGCTCGCCAATCGTGGCCATTTCCCGGCGATCGACATCTTGGGCAGCATCAGCCGCGTGATGTCGGACGTGACCACGCCCGCCGAGCGCGAGGCCGCCACCATGATTCGCGAACTGCTGGCGGCTTATCGCGACCACGAAGATCTGATCTCGATCGGCGCCTACCGGCGCGGCAGCAATCGGCTGGTGGATACCGCGATCGACATGCTCGAACCGATTCAGCAATTCTTGCGGCAGGACGTCACAGAGCGCTCGGCGGCGGACCAGTCGCGCGAGCAACTTTTCGAATTGCTGCAACGAGCGCGCGGGCAGATGTCGACCGAGCCCCTGGCAAAAAGCATTCGTTGA
- a CDS encoding FliM/FliN family flagellar motor switch protein encodes MKPADRSADTGNASQTGPADRRPGHVDRVLAESASDLAGLPLSEAEAIPGVRHFEFREFSDVPPRAITPDGMAEQDREFDVRIELGHTQISRDDLPELRSGSVISLDRLVHEPVDLVVDGQVVARGEVMVLDERFCVRITELFSADGSRVLA; translated from the coding sequence ATGAAGCCCGCGGATCGGTCTGCAGACACGGGAAATGCGAGCCAGACCGGTCCGGCGGACCGACGGCCGGGCCACGTCGATCGCGTGCTTGCCGAAAGTGCCAGCGACCTGGCCGGGCTGCCGTTGTCGGAGGCAGAGGCCATCCCTGGCGTGCGGCATTTCGAGTTCCGAGAGTTTTCCGACGTGCCGCCGCGCGCGATCACGCCAGACGGCATGGCGGAGCAGGATCGGGAATTCGATGTGAGGATTGAACTAGGTCACACGCAGATCAGCCGTGATGACCTGCCCGAGCTGCGCAGCGGTTCGGTCATCTCGCTCGACCGGCTCGTACACGAGCCGGTGGATCTGGTCGTGGATGGCCAGGTCGTGGCGCGTGGCGAGGTGATGGTGCTCGACGAGCGATTTTGCGTGCGGATCACGGAACTTTTTAGCGCCGACGGATCGAGAGTCCTCGCGTGA
- the fliQ gene encoding flagellar biosynthesis protein FliQ produces the protein MDPQSAVDLVREAIMMALVVSAPVLIVGMGVGLVVGLLQAVTQIQEQTLSFVPKVVAALAVLTVTMPWVVSRMVEYFRDLVENIPASL, from the coding sequence ATGGATCCTCAATCGGCGGTCGACCTGGTACGCGAGGCGATCATGATGGCGCTCGTCGTCAGTGCGCCGGTTTTGATCGTCGGCATGGGCGTGGGGCTGGTCGTCGGCCTGTTGCAGGCCGTGACGCAGATTCAAGAGCAGACGTTGTCGTTCGTTCCCAAGGTCGTGGCGGCGCTCGCCGTGTTGACCGTGACCATGCCCTGGGTCGTATCGCGGATGGTCGAATACTTTCGCGACCTGGTAGAAAATATTCCGGCGTCGTTGTGA
- a CDS encoding flagellar biosynthetic protein FliO, giving the protein MLVALQPALAAPPNNTVPPASPPARDVQQASHAEIVPADRKFANAQPPVAAQRAAPSAAPVTEQKTRLASQGPTRERTGSASGGIRQLLATGASLALVLGLFAAVVWMMRRGMPKVSSQRLPQEVLDVLGQATLAHRQQVQLVRLGQKLLLINVSPSGAETLSEVTDAAEVDRLTALCRRTSSRSATPSFRDVLQQFRGPGVTTAAAKQRSPELPIGKSEVADG; this is encoded by the coding sequence ATGCTGGTGGCTTTGCAGCCGGCACTTGCCGCGCCCCCCAACAACACGGTTCCGCCCGCGAGCCCGCCTGCGCGTGACGTGCAGCAGGCTTCGCACGCCGAGATCGTTCCGGCCGATCGAAAATTCGCGAATGCGCAGCCGCCGGTGGCGGCCCAGCGCGCCGCGCCGTCGGCCGCGCCGGTTACTGAACAAAAGACGCGCCTCGCATCCCAGGGGCCGACGCGCGAGCGGACGGGTTCGGCATCGGGCGGAATCCGGCAACTATTGGCCACCGGCGCGAGCCTGGCGCTCGTGCTGGGTCTGTTCGCTGCCGTGGTGTGGATGATGCGTCGTGGCATGCCGAAAGTTTCGTCGCAACGTTTGCCCCAGGAAGTGCTGGACGTCCTCGGCCAGGCGACCCTGGCTCACCGGCAGCAGGTGCAACTCGTGCGGCTGGGGCAGAAGCTGCTGCTGATCAACGTGTCGCCCAGCGGTGCCGAGACGCTCTCCGAAGTGACCGATGCGGCCGAGGTCGACCGCTTGACGGCACTCTGTCGCCGTACGTCATCGCGGAGCGCAACGCCCAGCTTCCGCGACGTGCTGCAACAGTTTCGCGGACCAGGCGTGACGACCGCGGCCGCCAAGCAACGCTCTCCGGAACTTCCGATCGGCAAAAGCGAGGTGGCCGATGGCTGA